The sequence below is a genomic window from Rudanella lutea DSM 19387.
TCTTCGTAACAATCCCGGATGTTTCGGCCAGGAACGCTAATTCGTCTAAGTATTCCTTCGTCTGTTCGGTGGTTTGCTTTTGGGTGACCAAAGCAACCAGAACAGCGGTTTCAGCCGGGCCGCCAGTGAATTGTTTTTGTGTTTCAATCATATAGAAATAACGGGTCTATTTTTGTAAAAGTTTCTGAGATGAATGGCACGCGGATAACACCGATTAAAAGGGATTAGCACCGATTTTGATGGTGTATTCACCCTTTCATTATCGGTTGTTACAGTACTGGACATTCGGACTTCAGACACTGGACGTTAGACTTACTACCATTCTGTAGGTAGGTATAACGTCTAATGTCCAACATCTAATGTCCAGTACGGAGATCTGTTGTTAGCGTTCCTATCACACCGTAACGGCTTTCCACCGGCCCCGGCGGAACACCGCGATCGCACACACCGCCAGCAGCGATTCGCTGAAGGCCACCGACCAGAATACGCCCTCGGGGCCCCAATGCAGCCATTCGGCTAAGGCATAGGCGAGCGGAATCTCAATCAGCCAGAAGCAAACAATGTTAATCAGCGTTGGCGTGCGGGTGTCGCCTGCCCCGTTGAGGGCCTGCGTGAGTACCATTCCGTACGCATAAGCCACGTACCCGAGGCAGAAAATCCGCAGACACTGTACCGCTACAGCCACCACGGCGGGGTCGCGGTTGAAAATGCCCACCACTTCGGCCGCAAAAGTGTAAAAGCCAATGCCCACCAAAACCAGAAACACCATATTGCCAATGGCTGCCCGCCAGGCTGAGGTTTCGGCCCGCTCGGGTTGCCCCGCCCCCAGATTTTGCCCAACCAGCGTAGCCGCTGCATTAGCTAACCCCCACGAGGGCAGAATAGTGAAAATCAGAATCCGGATGGCAATGGTGTAACCCGCCACGGCATCGCTACCGAAGCTCGACACGAGCCGCGTCAGAAACACCCAGCTTGCCGACCCGATCAGGAACTGAGCTGTACCTCCCGCCGAAAGACTCAGCAGGCTCCGGATGAGGTCGGTGTTTGGGGTGAGGTCGGCCCGGCGCACCTGCACAATACCGCTCCGGCGCGTCAGGGCGGCCAGTTGATACAGCGCACCCGATGCCCGCCCGATGGTGGTTGCCACAGCCGACCCCATCACGCCCATTTCAGGAAATGGTCCCCAGCCGAAAATGAGCACCGGACACAGCAGAATATTGATGCCGTTGGCCAGCCAGAGCGATTGCATGGCTACTGAGGCCATACCCTCCCCGCGCAGGCAACCGCTAAGGGTGTGCAGGAGCATAATGGCCGGTGCGCTGGCAAAAATCATCCGGGTGAAGCCGACTCCGTTGGCAATGAGCCGCTCGCTACCCCCCATGAGCCGCAGAATGGTTTCGGCCCACAAAAAGCCGGGGAGCCCAAGGGCTATGGCGGCCGTCAGCGAAATCAGAATAACCTGACCAATGGCCTGCTCGGCTCCGCGTGGGTTATTTTCACCGATACGCCGGGCCACAAGTGCCGTTGCGGCCGTACTCATGCCAATGGCAAGGGCATACACAATGGTCAGTACCGACTCCGTTAGGCCGACGGTGGCAACGGCTTCGGTGCCAATGCGAGCTACAAAAAACACGTCGACTACGGCAAATAGTGATTCCATCACCATCTCCAGAATCATCGGCACCGATAACAGAAATATAGCCCGGTTGATACTGCCTGATGTAAAATTGGTTTCTGTACCGCGCAATGCGGCCAGAAATAACTCGAAAAACTTAGTCATTGTGAAAAAGTCAGAAAGGCCGGACGTAGCCCGCTGGCTATCGGCAACCCATGAAAAAAGAGAAGAGCCACCGCTGAGGGTGGTTGTCGGAGAGAAAAGAAAACCCGCTTGGGGCTTTAAGCAATGGGCTTCATGGGCATTGGCAACCCGCAGAGATCGGGCGCAGTTTAGAGGCACAAAAGTAGGGAAAAGAAAATCCCTTTGTCAAGTCCAACTGAGTAAGTGGTTCGTTTTTTGACTCAATTTTTAAAACTACAGGCTTGATAATCTGTTGGTTGGGTATGGGTAAAAAGATGCTGTCTCTTCGGGAATTAGCCGAGTGGCTGGCCCGGCTATTGAGTACCGACCGGTATTCTCCCGACGAACAGGGAGGAATTTTTCGGGCGTCGGAGCGGCCGGTGGGGCGTTTGGGTCTGGCGCTCGAACCCGTTGCCGACATAGGCGAGTGGGTAAGAAACGATGAGCTCGATGCCGTTTGGCTGCACCGGCCGTGGCAACTTCCGGCCGATGCCCTCCCGCCCGACGTGGGTATTTTGGCGCATCATCTGCCGTTCGATGAAACGTTTACCATGGGCTACAACGTAGCGTTGGCCGAAGCGTTGGCGTTGGGGCCACTCGAAGAAATTGGCTATAAACAGGCCGCACACCCCGACGGCCCGGAGCTACCCCGGCGGGCCATCGGCATGATAGCCGACTGCCGGGTACCTCGTCTATTGGGCGATGTGGCCGGGCAGATTCGGAGCGGTTTCGGTGGGTTGGATGAGCTGGTTGCTGATCCCGAAAAGCGGATAAATCGGGTGGCGGTGGTGGGTGCCATGACGCCAGCCCTGGTGCAGGAGGCTGGCGACCGGGGCGCCCATCTGTACCTGACCGGGCAGTACCGAAAAGCGGCCGAAGCTGCCGTTCGGTCGAGCGGGATGAGTGTACTGGCCGTCGGGCATCACCGTAGCGAGCAATGGGGCCTGCGGGCTATGGCCGACGTACTCGCAAACCAACTGACGGTGAAAGTCAAACTCGCGTGAGGTTAGGGTCACCGAGCCGTAATTCAGGGTTTAAGCTTGTTCAGTTCGGTTTGTAGCATCGGCACCGAATCATGGTCGGGTTGCTGGCGCGAAATAGCGTCGCGGAGTTGCCGTTGTGCTTCAGCGCGACGACCGGCCCGGATGAGCAGCCGGGCATGTACGAGCACCGTACTGGGGTGGTTGTGCAGCTGCACTGCCCGCTCAGACCAGCGTAAAGCCTGCGCCAGGTCTTTTTTGTCGGCGGATTGTTCGGTCAGATTACGGGCGAGGTCGCTTAGTTGCAGCGCCGTCAACCGGGACACCGTCGACCGGTCGGCTTGCGGGGGCGTTTTTGCCGTTGAATCGGTTAGTCCCAGATCCGTAGGTGTTGACTGGAGGTAAGCGAGCGAATCGGCCCGGGCCAACTCGGCTGCTGTACGGGTCATGAGCCGGGTTTCGGCAATCTTTTTGGCGAGAGCAATGTAGTGAGCCGGTAGCCGCGACGCCCTGTAAAACCGCAACCGAACCGCGTCGGCTTCGCGCTCCAGAATTGCCTTCTGCTCAACCGGCGTTTTGGCCAAAGCCGGGTTTTGTGCTTGTTGACGGGCGTTGATATGCTTGATGAGCTGTTCGAGCTGTACCTCGTCCTGACTCGCTACGGCATCCTGAAAATCAAACTGTTCGGCCCGGCTCAGGGCTTTGGTAAGACCGGGCAGAAGGGGCTGCTTGGCCGTTTGCCCCGCTACCGAAGCCGTTTGTTTGGCGAGTAGCAAATAAGCCTTAGTGTATGTGGTCGACAGCACATCGCTCAGAAACTTGATCTCGTCGGCCGCGAGGGTATCGGCTTTGGGCAGCACCTTCACATAATCGTCGAGTACGTCGGCCGTAGCGCGGTCGTATTCGGTTTGTTTGAGCAACATCCCCCGCAGGAATTTGGCCGAGCGTTCGCCCCGGTCGTATTCGGCATTCCAGATGGCCATTGTACGGGCCTCTTTGGCGTCGGAAATCGCTTTTTGGGCTTCGGCTAGAAACTTGTCGATCCCATTGTAGCCAATCGCCCGGTGCAGCAGTTTGCCGTCGGGCGTCAGAAACAGCGACGTTGGGTATCCCTGCACACCGTACCGTTTGGCAATGCTCTGCCCGTCGCCTTTTTCGGCGTCGAGTTTGTAGTTAACAAAGTGTTCGTTCATGCGGGCAGCCACCCGTGGGTTGGGAAATGCCTGCGACGTCATCAGTTTGCAGGGCCCGCACCAGGTAGTGTACACATCCACAAAAATGGGCTTGTTCTGGCGTTTGGCTTCACTTAAAAGTTGCCCCCAGGAACCCTGAAAAAACCGAACACCGTCGGCCATCGCGGTTAAACCGGTGCTCAGAACAAAAACACTCAGAAGTAAAAATCGACGCATGGGACTGAGGATATAGTTTAGAGTTTGTGGTTTATAGTTTTTGGTTTACGGTTTGCAGATGCCAAACTATTAACCCTTAGCCACCAACTCCTAACTTGTTTCTTCATCACTGGACATTAGATGTTTGATACTAGACGTTAGACGTACTACCATTCAGTGGTGTAGTCTATGGTCTAGTGTCTGAAGTCCAAATGTCCAGTACTGAGACTCGTTTCATTTGCTGGCAGAAAGATACGAAATGTAGCCCCTACACCAGGCTCGCCAACGGCGGAAATATATCCACGGTGGTTTTCGACGATGCGACGGCATATGGCAAGC
It includes:
- a CDS encoding MATE family efflux transporter — protein: MTKFFELFLAALRGTETNFTSGSINRAIFLLSVPMILEMVMESLFAVVDVFFVARIGTEAVATVGLTESVLTIVYALAIGMSTAATALVARRIGENNPRGAEQAIGQVILISLTAAIALGLPGFLWAETILRLMGGSERLIANGVGFTRMIFASAPAIMLLHTLSGCLRGEGMASVAMQSLWLANGINILLCPVLIFGWGPFPEMGVMGSAVATTIGRASGALYQLAALTRRSGIVQVRRADLTPNTDLIRSLLSLSAGGTAQFLIGSASWVFLTRLVSSFGSDAVAGYTIAIRILIFTILPSWGLANAAATLVGQNLGAGQPERAETSAWRAAIGNMVFLVLVGIGFYTFAAEVVGIFNRDPAVVAVAVQCLRIFCLGYVAYAYGMVLTQALNGAGDTRTPTLINIVCFWLIEIPLAYALAEWLHWGPEGVFWSVAFSESLLAVCAIAVFRRGRWKAVTV
- a CDS encoding Nif3-like dinuclear metal center hexameric protein yields the protein MLSLRELAEWLARLLSTDRYSPDEQGGIFRASERPVGRLGLALEPVADIGEWVRNDELDAVWLHRPWQLPADALPPDVGILAHHLPFDETFTMGYNVALAEALALGPLEEIGYKQAAHPDGPELPRRAIGMIADCRVPRLLGDVAGQIRSGFGGLDELVADPEKRINRVAVVGAMTPALVQEAGDRGAHLYLTGQYRKAAEAAVRSSGMSVLAVGHHRSEQWGLRAMADVLANQLTVKVKLA
- a CDS encoding thioredoxin family protein codes for the protein MRRFLLLSVFVLSTGLTAMADGVRFFQGSWGQLLSEAKRQNKPIFVDVYTTWCGPCKLMTSQAFPNPRVAARMNEHFVNYKLDAEKGDGQSIAKRYGVQGYPTSLFLTPDGKLLHRAIGYNGIDKFLAEAQKAISDAKEARTMAIWNAEYDRGERSAKFLRGMLLKQTEYDRATADVLDDYVKVLPKADTLAADEIKFLSDVLSTTYTKAYLLLAKQTASVAGQTAKQPLLPGLTKALSRAEQFDFQDAVASQDEVQLEQLIKHINARQQAQNPALAKTPVEQKAILEREADAVRLRFYRASRLPAHYIALAKKIAETRLMTRTAAELARADSLAYLQSTPTDLGLTDSTAKTPPQADRSTVSRLTALQLSDLARNLTEQSADKKDLAQALRWSERAVQLHNHPSTVLVHARLLIRAGRRAEAQRQLRDAISRQQPDHDSVPMLQTELNKLKP